Proteins encoded together in one Undibacterium sp. CCC3.4 window:
- a CDS encoding glutathione S-transferase → MIEVHHLKESRSRRITWMLEELGLDYTVISYDRDPSTRLAPPELKLIHPLGKAPVLRDQDMVLIESGAILDYLITQYGQGRFVPAAGTPDYYRYVQFMHYAEGSAMLPLLLKLYVGRLGAAGAPLHPRIHSEIANHLGYLDAELNGRDFFVGQELSGADVQLSFVAQLGVRNGGREAFPNLSRFVDMIEARPAYQRAVAKNGE, encoded by the coding sequence ATGATAGAAGTCCACCACCTCAAAGAATCGCGTTCACGCCGTATCACTTGGATGTTAGAAGAATTGGGGCTCGATTACACAGTAATCAGTTATGACCGCGACCCGAGCACGCGCTTGGCACCGCCAGAACTGAAACTGATCCATCCACTCGGCAAAGCGCCGGTATTACGCGATCAAGACATGGTACTGATCGAGTCGGGTGCGATTCTCGACTACTTGATCACGCAATACGGCCAAGGGCGCTTCGTCCCCGCGGCCGGCACACCGGATTACTATCGCTATGTGCAATTCATGCACTATGCCGAAGGCTCGGCCATGCTGCCTTTATTATTGAAATTGTATGTAGGTCGTCTCGGCGCAGCCGGCGCACCGCTGCATCCGCGCATCCACAGCGAAATCGCCAATCACCTCGGTTATCTCGATGCCGAACTGAACGGGCGCGACTTCTTCGTCGGCCAAGAACTCAGCGGTGCCGACGTGCAGTTATCATTTGTGGCGCAACTCGGGGTGCGCAATGGCGGGCGCGAGGCGTTTCCTAACCTGAGCCGCTTCGTCGACATGATCGAAGCACGTCCGGCTTATCAGCGCGCCGTGGCTAAAAACGGCGAATAA
- a CDS encoding acetyl-CoA hydrolase/transferase family protein translates to MTVQDVYRQKLTSAEQALDLLRDGDYIVVPTGVGEPPSLLNALSAQRRRFHGVTVAQILAVRKYGYFDPETTQHVRHLSYFFGAASRAGGQSGQIDFAPSYFSEMPMLFERGLFRSDVVFTMASPMDEHGYFSLSLATDYTMAAIAKARAVVIEVNPNVPFAHGNCHLHISQVTALVENDEAVTEVGLPKIGPVQQAIGKYVADMIDDGSTLQIGYGGIPDAVVTQLVHKHDLGIHTEMIGDGILTLFESGAVTNRKKNYLPGKMIATFALGSKKLYQFLHRNPAIEMHPVDYTNDPYLAAKNDNLVGINATLQIDLLGQCGSESLGHLPYSGTGGQVDFVRAANRSRGGKAFIVLPATAKDNSITRIVPTLTAGTHVTTGKNDINYVVTEFGVAQLRGKSAKQRAAEMIGIAHPDFRAELRREAQRLHLLD, encoded by the coding sequence ATGACAGTACAGGATGTATACCGACAAAAATTGACTTCCGCCGAACAGGCTTTGGATTTGCTGCGCGATGGTGATTACATCGTCGTGCCAACCGGCGTCGGTGAGCCGCCGAGCTTGTTGAATGCCTTGTCGGCCCAGCGCCGGCGCTTTCATGGCGTGACGGTGGCGCAGATTCTGGCAGTTCGCAAATACGGCTATTTCGACCCGGAAACGACGCAGCATGTGCGGCATCTGTCGTATTTTTTCGGGGCTGCCTCGCGCGCCGGTGGGCAGTCGGGCCAAATCGATTTCGCCCCCAGTTATTTTTCCGAAATGCCGATGCTGTTCGAGCGCGGTTTGTTCCGTTCGGATGTGGTGTTTACCATGGCTTCGCCGATGGATGAACACGGTTATTTCTCGCTCAGCCTGGCTACCGATTACACCATGGCAGCGATCGCCAAGGCGCGTGCGGTGGTGATTGAAGTGAATCCGAATGTGCCGTTTGCGCACGGTAATTGCCACTTACATATTTCTCAGGTCACCGCGCTGGTGGAAAATGATGAAGCCGTGACCGAAGTCGGTTTGCCGAAGATCGGACCGGTGCAGCAAGCGATAGGCAAATATGTCGCCGATATGATAGACGATGGCTCGACCCTGCAAATCGGTTACGGCGGTATTCCCGATGCCGTCGTCACCCAGCTGGTGCATAAACACGATCTCGGCATTCATACCGAAATGATCGGTGACGGTATTTTGACCTTGTTTGAAAGCGGTGCCGTCACCAATCGGAAGAAAAATTATTTGCCGGGAAAAATGATCGCCACGTTTGCGCTCGGTTCGAAAAAACTGTATCAATTTTTGCACCGTAATCCGGCAATAGAAATGCATCCGGTCGATTACACCAATGATCCGTATCTGGCGGCAAAAAACGATAATCTGGTCGGTATCAATGCGACTTTGCAGATCGATTTGCTCGGCCAATGCGGTTCCGAAAGTCTCGGACATTTGCCGTATTCCGGCACCGGTGGGCAGGTCGATTTCGTCCGCGCCGCGAACCGTTCGCGTGGTGGTAAGGCTTTCATCGTCTTGCCAGCCACTGCCAAAGACAACAGCATCACACGCATCGTGCCGACGCTGACGGCTGGCACCCATGTCACGACCGGTAAAAACGACATCAATTACGTCGTCACCGAATTCGGTGTAGCGCAATTGCGTGGCAAATCGGCCAAGCAGCGGGCGGCCGAAATGATCGGCATTGCCCATCCTGACTTCCGCGCCGAATTGCGGCGCGAAGCGCAACGGCTGCATTTGCTTGACTGA
- a CDS encoding DUF4124 domain-containing protein — translation MKSFFLLVLLLSGVAHADTPVFKCTVNGSVVWSDSPCAGNGKVVKVKNLPATPRKPGATPSVPAR, via the coding sequence ATGAAATCATTTTTCCTGCTGGTCTTGTTGTTGTCCGGCGTCGCGCATGCCGACACACCCGTATTCAAATGTACTGTTAACGGCAGCGTGGTGTGGTCTGACAGCCCGTGCGCCGGCAATGGCAAGGTGGTAAAGGTGAAGAATCTACCTGCAACGCCGCGCAAGCCGGGTGCGACGCCGAGTGTGCCGGCGCGCTGA
- a CDS encoding cold-shock protein: MSTQTGIVKWFNDAKGFGFIAPDAGGADLFAHFQDIQSSGFKSLSENQRVSFERTSGPKGDKAANIQVLA; the protein is encoded by the coding sequence ATGAGCACACAAACAGGAATCGTCAAATGGTTCAACGATGCTAAAGGCTTCGGCTTTATCGCTCCAGATGCAGGTGGCGCTGACTTGTTCGCCCACTTTCAAGACATACAATCGAGCGGCTTCAAAAGCTTGAGCGAAAACCAGCGCGTTTCTTTCGAACGCACTTCTGGTCCTAAAGGCGACAAAGCTGCAAACATTCAAGTTCTGGCGTAA
- a CDS encoding TonB-dependent receptor, protein MNFPRPAVADGTSASRPAQLRGLSPDQTLVLVNGKRWHSSAVVNVNGTVGRGSSAPDLNTIPLAAIERVEVLRDGASAQYGSDAIAGVINIILKKGASGGVIEAGVGQTSRGDGSAGNLSANFGVPLGEQGCLRVTAEQKTQGATNRAGPDLRNPLEPRYGQITQLQGDPRLQQSNLALNAALPLNADVELYALLSLSQRDTDAPATWRTAYTSGTTLRSPLYPQGFLPNEAATNKDISGVFGIKGRAAEWRWDTSLNYGSNEFSLDVNHSANLSLGTASPTSFYIGKLKNTQTLANFDAAREIDVALLEQPLTLALGGELRQDQYQISAGEKNSYVGSGAQGFAGFQSSNAGSFSRHSVAIYADVEAELTRRLRATVALRHENFSDFGSVAAAKVSGRFELTPELALRAAASNGFRAPSLAQQNYTISTSNLITINGSSQLVDTGTFGVATAAAKALGAKPLQAEKSRNLSLGAVWQPAKNVSLSIDAYQIEIDNRILYSGNLVLPTNLQSVLAAQGVPVAAARYFTNALDTRNRGVDVVGTWALALSGADKLAFTLGYNRNNTAVTRVADNPAVLTQNNLILVDRQSILRATVSAPKDKLSLAADYSVAQWLAHAQASRYGSFASPQNNAALDQTYGANVVLDAALSYRLGHWTLTGGIDNLTNQYPDQVTSAGNLNSGGTLAYSTFSPYGFNGRYYYAKAAYAW, encoded by the coding sequence TTGAATTTTCCGCGTCCGGCCGTGGCCGACGGGACTTCGGCCAGCCGGCCGGCACAATTGCGCGGCCTCTCGCCGGATCAAACGCTGGTGTTGGTTAATGGCAAACGCTGGCACAGCTCGGCCGTCGTCAATGTCAACGGTACGGTGGGGCGCGGTTCGTCTGCACCCGATCTCAATACCATTCCTTTAGCCGCGATTGAACGCGTCGAAGTGCTGCGCGATGGTGCTTCGGCCCAGTATGGTTCGGATGCGATTGCCGGCGTCATCAATATCATTTTGAAAAAAGGTGCCAGTGGCGGCGTGATCGAAGCCGGGGTGGGCCAGACCAGTCGTGGTGATGGCAGTGCCGGCAATTTGTCCGCCAACTTCGGTGTGCCGCTCGGTGAGCAAGGCTGCTTGCGTGTGACGGCCGAACAGAAAACCCAAGGTGCCACGAACCGTGCCGGCCCGGATTTACGCAATCCGCTTGAGCCGCGTTATGGTCAAATCACGCAACTTCAGGGCGACCCGCGTTTGCAGCAGAGTAATCTGGCACTCAATGCGGCACTGCCGCTCAACGCCGACGTCGAACTCTATGCCTTACTCAGCCTTAGTCAGCGAGATACCGATGCACCAGCTACCTGGCGCACCGCCTACACCAGCGGCACGACTTTGCGCAGTCCTTTGTATCCACAGGGTTTTTTACCGAATGAAGCGGCCACGAATAAAGATATCTCTGGCGTGTTTGGCATCAAAGGACGCGCCGCCGAATGGCGTTGGGATACCAGCCTCAATTACGGCAGCAATGAGTTCAGTCTCGACGTCAACCACAGCGCTAATCTGAGTCTCGGTACTGCCAGTCCGACCAGTTTTTATATCGGAAAATTGAAAAATACCCAAACCTTGGCAAATTTCGATGCCGCGCGTGAAATCGACGTGGCTTTGCTCGAACAGCCATTGACGCTGGCGCTTGGTGGCGAATTACGCCAAGATCAATATCAGATCAGTGCCGGTGAGAAAAATTCTTATGTCGGCAGCGGTGCCCAAGGTTTTGCTGGTTTCCAGTCATCGAATGCCGGTAGTTTCAGCCGCCACAGCGTAGCGATTTATGCCGACGTCGAGGCTGAACTGACTCGCCGTTTGCGTGCAACGGTGGCTTTGCGCCATGAGAATTTCAGTGATTTCGGCAGTGTCGCAGCCGCTAAAGTATCGGGCCGTTTCGAGCTCACCCCTGAGCTGGCGCTGCGTGCCGCGGCCTCGAACGGTTTCCGTGCCCCTTCGCTGGCGCAACAGAATTACACGATTTCGACCAGTAACCTCATTACCATCAATGGCAGTTCGCAATTGGTCGATACCGGTACTTTCGGGGTAGCAACGGCGGCCGCCAAGGCACTCGGTGCCAAGCCACTGCAAGCGGAAAAATCGCGTAACCTCAGTCTGGGTGCGGTCTGGCAGCCGGCCAAGAATGTGTCTTTGAGCATCGATGCGTATCAAATCGAAATCGATAACCGGATTCTGTATTCTGGCAATTTGGTATTACCGACGAATTTACAAAGTGTCTTGGCGGCACAAGGCGTTCCGGTTGCTGCCGCCCGTTACTTTACCAACGCCCTCGATACCCGCAATCGCGGTGTCGATGTAGTCGGTACTTGGGCCTTGGCTTTGTCTGGTGCCGATAAATTGGCATTTACCTTGGGCTATAACCGCAATAATACGGCCGTAACGCGGGTGGCTGACAATCCGGCAGTGCTGACGCAAAACAATTTGATTCTGGTCGACCGGCAGAGCATCTTGCGGGCCACCGTTTCTGCACCGAAAGACAAGCTCAGCTTGGCGGCCGATTACAGCGTCGCACAGTGGCTCGCGCATGCGCAAGCCAGCCGTTATGGCAGTTTCGCGTCGCCACAAAATAATGCGGCCTTGGACCAAACCTACGGTGCCAATGTGGTGCTTGATGCGGCGCTCAGTTACCGGCTTGGTCATTGGACCTTGACCGGCGGGATAGATAATTTGACCAATCAATATCCGGATCAAGTGACTTCGGCCGGCAATCTCAACAGTGGCGGCACCTTGGCTTACAGTACCTTCTCGCCTTACGGCTTCAATGGTCGCTATTACTACGCCAAGGCGGCTTACGCCTGGTGA
- a CDS encoding DUF1045 domain-containing protein, with amino-acid sequence MMRYALYFSPDPASAWWQAGCHWLGRDPSTAGDMAQLRIADVNPKVFHHLSRDARRYGFHATLKAPFRLAEGYDLAHLDRSLQAFCHQQKSITVAPPQVEWLGPFLALRPSADGGELHHLAMQCVRDFDHLRAPLKPEELARRQQQQLSARQLRLLQHWGYPYTEEEYRFHMTLTDALDNTDAAAAIHQAAEQHFAIAEPLQIKDIALFAEHQPGADFALIRRYPLSA; translated from the coding sequence ATGATGCGTTACGCCCTGTATTTCTCGCCCGATCCCGCCAGCGCTTGGTGGCAAGCCGGTTGCCACTGGCTCGGGCGCGATCCCTCAACGGCGGGCGACATGGCGCAATTGCGCATCGCCGATGTCAATCCTAAGGTGTTTCATCATCTCAGTCGCGATGCGCGTCGCTATGGTTTTCATGCGACTTTGAAAGCGCCGTTCCGACTCGCCGAAGGTTACGACTTAGCGCATCTCGACCGCAGTTTGCAAGCGTTTTGCCATCAGCAAAAAAGCATCACCGTCGCGCCACCGCAAGTTGAGTGGCTGGGGCCATTTCTGGCATTGCGCCCGAGCGCAGACGGCGGTGAATTGCATCACTTGGCGATGCAGTGCGTGCGCGATTTCGATCATCTGCGCGCGCCACTCAAGCCAGAAGAGCTGGCGCGGCGTCAGCAACAACAACTGAGTGCCCGGCAATTACGCCTGCTGCAGCACTGGGGCTATCCCTATACCGAAGAAGAATACCGCTTTCACATGACGCTCACCGATGCGCTCGACAATACCGATGCTGCAGCCGCCATCCATCAGGCAGCCGAGCAGCACTTCGCTATCGCCGAGCCGCTGCAGATCAAGGATATCGCCCTGTTTGCGGAACACCAGCCGGGTGCCGATTTTGCGCTGATACGGCGTTACCCACTGAGCGCCTGA
- a CDS encoding amino acid ABC transporter substrate-binding protein, with translation MHRVILCLFFSLLPLLSWSATDSVAKIRKTQTLIIGVRESPPFSFTDSNKQVVGYSVDLCLKIADAVKKELKLPNLKLQFFPVDSTTRFSALQEDKIDLECGSTTNNADRRKRFDFTIPHFFSSVRAVVRSNSQIKNWNQFRNRTIVTTKSTTTVKLLSDRNDINSLGIKLVEGDTDQESFKMIENGKADAFPMDDVLLYSLRADAKDPSAFAIIGEPLSVEPYSIMLRKDDTAFKKIVDTEMLRIIHDGEIYKIYDRWFIRPIPPKGSNLNMPMGFLLRDSLRFPSDQVGN, from the coding sequence ATGCATCGTGTCATTTTGTGTCTGTTTTTCAGCCTGCTGCCACTGCTCTCTTGGTCTGCCACTGACAGTGTGGCGAAAATTCGCAAAACCCAGACCTTGATCATAGGCGTGCGAGAAAGCCCGCCCTTCTCCTTCACAGACAGCAATAAGCAAGTGGTCGGCTATTCGGTTGATTTGTGCTTGAAAATCGCCGATGCGGTAAAAAAAGAGTTGAAATTACCGAATCTGAAGCTGCAGTTTTTCCCAGTCGATTCGACCACCCGCTTCAGCGCCTTACAAGAAGACAAAATCGATCTCGAATGCGGCAGCACGACCAATAATGCCGACCGCCGCAAACGTTTCGATTTCACCATTCCACATTTCTTTTCCAGCGTACGCGCCGTGGTGCGCAGTAACAGCCAGATCAAAAACTGGAACCAATTCCGCAATCGCACCATCGTGACGACCAAGAGCACGACCACGGTCAAATTGCTCAGCGATCGCAACGACATCAATTCCCTGGGCATCAAATTAGTCGAGGGCGATACCGATCAAGAGTCATTCAAAATGATTGAAAACGGCAAAGCCGATGCCTTCCCTATGGATGATGTGCTGCTCTACAGCTTACGTGCCGATGCCAAAGACCCGAGTGCGTTTGCGATTATCGGCGAACCCTTATCGGTGGAGCCGTATTCGATCATGTTGCGTAAAGACGACACAGCATTCAAAAAAATTGTCGATACGGAAATGCTGCGCATTATTCACGACGGTGAAATCTATAAAATTTACGACCGCTGGTTCATACGCCCGATTCCGCCAAAAGGATCGAATTTGAATATGCCCATGGGCTTTTTGCTGCGCGATTCACTGCGTTTCCCGAGCGACCAGGTCGGTAACTGA
- a CDS encoding alpha-D-ribose 1-methylphosphonate 5-triphosphate diphosphatase codes for MNLHSFPERLIRNARIVTIDQVVSGSVALKHGYFSEVSGGDLTMPADDWQGDYLLPGMVELHTDNLEKHLMPRPKVNWPILPSIIAHDAQIAAAGITTVLDAIAVGDLDPESVRSQSLQPCISGIEQARAAGLLRVDHFLHLRMELAEQDLLALFKPLLHHPQLKLVSLMDHTPGQRQWTDLDHYRTYVTGKRGWSQQKVDQMLSILFARQQRYVADNRDELVHLCLTQNPSLVLASHDDTTGQHVLEGVRDGVRISEFPTSLAAAECAREHGLAVVMGAPNCVRGGSHSGNVSAAELARHDLLDILSSDYVPASLLQAAFLLQEHGYSLPKAIATVSSNPARLLGLHDRGQIAPGLRADFLRVRVCEGVPVVLGSWVQGRQIW; via the coding sequence ATGAATTTACACTCGTTCCCAGAGCGGCTGATACGCAACGCACGCATCGTCACGATCGATCAAGTTGTCAGCGGTAGCGTAGCTTTAAAGCATGGTTATTTCAGCGAAGTCAGTGGCGGTGACCTGACTATGCCGGCCGATGATTGGCAGGGCGACTATCTGTTGCCGGGTATGGTGGAATTACATACCGATAATCTGGAAAAACATTTGATGCCGCGGCCTAAGGTCAATTGGCCGATCTTACCGTCCATCATCGCGCATGATGCCCAGATCGCCGCTGCCGGCATCACCACCGTGCTCGATGCGATTGCCGTCGGCGACTTAGACCCCGAGAGCGTGCGCAGTCAAAGCTTGCAACCGTGCATATCCGGCATAGAACAAGCGCGCGCGGCCGGCTTGTTGCGGGTCGATCATTTCTTACACTTACGTATGGAATTGGCCGAACAGGATTTATTGGCCTTATTTAAGCCCTTATTACACCACCCGCAACTCAAGCTCGTCTCGCTGATGGATCATACGCCCGGTCAGCGCCAATGGACCGATCTCGATCACTACCGCACCTATGTTACCGGTAAGCGCGGCTGGAGCCAGCAAAAAGTCGATCAAATGCTGTCGATTTTATTCGCCCGACAACAGCGTTATGTCGCCGATAACCGCGATGAATTGGTTCATCTGTGTCTGACGCAAAATCCGAGTTTGGTATTGGCCTCGCATGACGATACCACTGGCCAGCATGTGCTCGAAGGGGTGCGCGACGGCGTGCGCATTTCTGAGTTTCCTACCAGTTTGGCCGCAGCCGAATGTGCGCGTGAACATGGCTTGGCCGTGGTCATGGGGGCGCCGAATTGTGTGCGTGGCGGTTCCCACTCGGGCAATGTGTCGGCGGCTGAATTGGCGCGCCATGATTTGCTCGATATTTTGTCCTCTGACTATGTCCCGGCGAGTTTATTGCAGGCGGCCTTTTTATTGCAAGAGCATGGCTACTCCTTGCCGAAAGCGATCGCGACGGTCAGCAGTAATCCGGCCCGCTTGCTCGGTTTGCATGACCGTGGTCAGATCGCTCCCGGCTTGCGTGCTGATTTTTTACGGGTGCGTGTGTGTGAGGGTGTGCCGGTAGTACTGGGCAGCTGGGTGCAAGGCCGGCAAATCTGGTAA